In Streptomyces sp. NBC_01439, the following are encoded in one genomic region:
- a CDS encoding helix-turn-helix domain-containing protein, with protein sequence MNHTRWKLTREKTAAQGYVESAEVRAERAEIRLAMAFAKAVYERRKALGLSQAQLAERAGLTQAKVSRVEGADAVPTLPLLRRLAHALDAGLTIALDEDREEVTFIAHPAA encoded by the coding sequence ATGAACCACACCCGCTGGAAGCTGACCCGCGAGAAGACGGCCGCACAGGGGTACGTCGAGTCGGCCGAGGTGCGGGCCGAGCGAGCTGAGATCCGGCTGGCCATGGCGTTCGCCAAGGCCGTCTACGAGCGGCGCAAGGCGCTGGGCCTGTCCCAGGCCCAGTTGGCCGAGCGGGCCGGGCTCACGCAGGCGAAGGTCTCCCGGGTGGAGGGCGCCGACGCGGTGCCCACGCTGCCGCTACTGCGCCGCCTCGCTCACGCCTTGGACGCGGGTCTGACCATCGCCCTCGACGAAGACCGCGAAGAGGTCACCTTCATCGCACACCCCGCCGCCTGA
- a CDS encoding cold-shock protein, translated as MAQGTVKWFNAEKGYGFIAVDGGADVFVHYSAIQMDGYRTLEEGQRVEFEISQGQKGPQADMVKLALG; from the coding sequence ATGGCTCAGGGCACCGTCAAGTGGTTCAACGCGGAGAAGGGCTACGGCTTCATCGCGGTCGACGGTGGTGCGGATGTGTTCGTCCACTACAGCGCCATCCAGATGGACGGGTACCGCACCCTTGAAGAGGGTCAGCGGGTCGAGTTCGAGATCTCGCAGGGCCAGAAGGGTCCGCAGGCGGACATGGTCAAGCTCGCACTCGGCTAG
- a CDS encoding phosphoribosylanthranilate isomerase: MSDLFVKICGLKTAHDVDVAVAAGADAVGFVFAPGSPRTVDAATARELAARVPAGVLTVGVFRGQSVAEVRRFAEESGVRGVQLHGEEGPEDFAALRAEGRTLLRATAERVECCGEYGEDLLLLDAPDPGSGKPWNWGAADFAAPEGRWLLAGGLNPGNVGEALAATGAWGVDVSSGVERERGVKDPDLIRAFIAAARA; the protein is encoded by the coding sequence ATGAGCGATCTCTTCGTCAAGATCTGCGGACTCAAGACCGCGCACGACGTCGACGTGGCCGTGGCCGCCGGGGCGGACGCCGTCGGGTTCGTCTTCGCGCCCGGGAGCCCGCGGACCGTGGACGCCGCCACCGCGCGGGAGCTCGCCGCACGGGTGCCCGCCGGGGTGCTCACCGTGGGCGTCTTCCGGGGGCAGTCGGTGGCGGAAGTGCGGCGGTTCGCCGAGGAGAGCGGTGTGCGGGGCGTGCAGCTGCACGGCGAGGAGGGGCCCGAGGACTTCGCGGCGCTGCGGGCCGAGGGCCGGACCCTGCTGCGGGCCACCGCCGAGCGCGTGGAGTGCTGCGGTGAGTACGGCGAGGACCTGCTGTTGCTGGACGCGCCCGACCCGGGCTCCGGCAAGCCGTGGAACTGGGGTGCGGCGGACTTCGCCGCGCCCGAGGGGCGCTGGCTGCTCGCCGGCGGGCTGAACCCGGGCAACGTGGGGGAGGCGCTCGCGGCCACCGGGGCGTGGGGCGTGGACGTGTCCAGCGGGGTGGAGCGCGAGCGCGGCGTGAAGGACCCCGACCTGATCCGCGCCTTCATCGCGGCGGCCCGCGCCTAG
- the thrC gene encoding threonine synthase: MAAQTVATSVDLGPATGLSCRECGTRFELGPIFACAECFGPLEVAYDLPTGDPEALRAAIEAGPNNIWRYAPLLPVPADVASKPSLNPGFTKLVDAANLAKELGITGKLYVKDDSGNPTHSFKDRVVAIAVEAARAFGFTTLSCSSTGNLAGAVGAAAARAGFRSCVFIPHDLEQGKVVMAGVYGGDLVGIEGNYDDVNRFCSELIGDPLGEGWGFVNVNLRPYYGEGSKTLAYEICEQLGWQLPDQIVIPIASGSQLTKIDKGLQELIKLGLVEDKPYKIFGAQAEGCSPVSTAFKAGHDVVRPQKPNTIAKSLAIGNPADGPYVLDIARRTGGFVEDVNDEQVVEAIKLLAQTEGIFAETAGGVTVGVTKKLIEGGQLDPTLTTVVLNTGDGLKTLEAVAADSGQTATIRPSLDAFRAAGLA; the protein is encoded by the coding sequence ATGGCTGCACAGACTGTCGCCACCTCTGTTGATCTCGGACCCGCCACCGGCCTTTCCTGTCGCGAGTGCGGTACCCGTTTCGAGCTCGGCCCCATCTTCGCGTGCGCCGAATGCTTCGGACCGCTGGAAGTCGCCTACGACCTGCCGACCGGCGACCCCGAGGCCCTGCGCGCCGCGATCGAGGCCGGTCCCAACAACATCTGGCGCTACGCGCCGCTGCTGCCCGTCCCCGCGGACGTGGCGTCCAAGCCCAGCCTGAACCCCGGCTTCACCAAGCTCGTGGACGCGGCCAACCTGGCCAAGGAGCTGGGCATCACCGGCAAGCTCTACGTCAAGGACGACTCCGGCAACCCGACGCACTCCTTCAAGGACCGCGTCGTGGCCATCGCCGTCGAGGCCGCCCGCGCCTTCGGCTTCACCACCCTGTCCTGCTCCTCGACCGGCAACCTGGCCGGCGCCGTCGGCGCCGCGGCCGCCCGGGCCGGCTTCCGCTCCTGCGTGTTCATCCCGCACGACCTGGAGCAGGGCAAGGTCGTCATGGCCGGTGTGTACGGCGGTGACCTGGTCGGCATCGAGGGCAACTACGACGACGTCAACCGCTTCTGCTCCGAGCTCATCGGCGATCCGCTGGGCGAGGGCTGGGGCTTCGTCAACGTCAACCTGCGTCCGTACTACGGCGAGGGCTCCAAGACCCTCGCCTACGAGATCTGCGAGCAGCTCGGCTGGCAGCTGCCCGACCAGATCGTGATCCCGATCGCGTCCGGCTCGCAGCTGACGAAGATCGACAAGGGTCTGCAGGAGCTCATCAAGCTCGGCCTCGTCGAGGACAAGCCGTACAAGATCTTCGGCGCCCAGGCCGAGGGCTGCTCCCCGGTGTCCACCGCCTTCAAGGCCGGTCACGACGTGGTCCGCCCGCAGAAGCCGAACACCATCGCGAAGTCCCTCGCGATCGGCAACCCGGCGGACGGCCCGTACGTCCTGGACATCGCCCGCCGCACCGGCGGTTTCGTCGAGGACGTCAACGACGAGCAGGTCGTCGAGGCCATCAAGCTCCTCGCGCAGACCGAGGGCATCTTCGCCGAGACCGCGGGCGGCGTGACCGTCGGCGTGACGAAGAAGCTCATCGAGGGCGGGCAGCTCGACCCGACGCTCACCACCGTCGTCCTCAACACCGGTGACGGCCTCAAGACCCTGGAGGCGGTGGCCGCGGACAGCGGGCAGACCGCCACCATCCGCCCGAGCCTGGACGCGTTCCGCGCCGCCGGCCTCGCCTGA
- a CDS encoding MoaD/ThiS family protein: MSVNVRIPTILRTYTGGVSEVPAEGATLAEVIESLEKNHPGIAARVLDDQGKLRRFVNVYVNDDDVRFEGGLQAATPDGAGVSIIPAVAGGC; encoded by the coding sequence ATGAGCGTCAACGTCCGCATCCCCACCATCCTGCGCACCTACACCGGCGGCGTCTCCGAGGTCCCGGCCGAGGGCGCGACCCTCGCCGAGGTCATCGAGTCCCTGGAGAAGAACCACCCGGGCATCGCCGCGCGGGTCCTGGACGACCAGGGCAAGCTGCGCCGCTTCGTGAACGTCTACGTCAACGACGACGACGTGCGCTTCGAGGGCGGGCTGCAGGCGGCGACGCCGGACGGCGCCGGCGTCTCGATCATTCCGGCCGTCGCCGGCGGTTGCTGA
- the groL gene encoding chaperonin GroEL (60 kDa chaperone family; promotes refolding of misfolded polypeptides especially under stressful conditions; forms two stacked rings of heptamers to form a barrel-shaped 14mer; ends can be capped by GroES; misfolded proteins enter the barrel where they are refolded when GroES binds) encodes MAKIIAFDEEARRGLERGMNQLADAVKVTLGPKGRNVVLEKKWGAPTITNDGVSIAKEIELEDPYEKIGAELVKEVAKKTDDVAGDGTTTATVLAQALVREGLRNVAAGANPMALKRGIEKAVEAVSAALLAQAKDVETKEQIASTASISAADTQIGELIAEAMDKVGKEGVITVEESQTFGLELELTEGMRFDKGYISAYFATDMERMESSLDDPYILIVNSKIGSVKDLLPLLEKVMQSGKPLLIIAEDVEGEALSTLVVNKIRGTFKSVAVKAPGFGDRRKAMLGDIAILTGGTVISEEVGLKLENAGLDLLGRARKVVITKDETTIVDGAGDSDQVQGRVNQIRAEIENSDSDYDREKLQERLAKLAGGVAVIKAGAATEVELKERKHRIEDAVRNAKAAVEEGIVAGGGVALLQASAVFEKLELEGDEATGANAVKLALEAPLKQIAVNGGLEGGVVVEKVRNLPIGHGLNAASGEYVDMIAEGIIDPAKVTRSALQNAASIAALFLTTEAVIADKPEKAGAPAGGGMPGGDMDF; translated from the coding sequence ATGGCCAAGATCATTGCGTTCGACGAGGAGGCCCGCCGCGGCCTCGAGCGTGGGATGAACCAGCTCGCCGACGCCGTCAAGGTCACCCTTGGCCCCAAGGGTCGCAACGTCGTCCTTGAGAAGAAGTGGGGCGCCCCCACGATCACCAACGATGGTGTTTCCATCGCCAAGGAGATCGAGCTCGAGGACCCGTACGAGAAGATCGGCGCCGAGCTGGTCAAGGAAGTCGCCAAGAAGACGGACGACGTCGCCGGCGACGGTACGACCACCGCCACCGTTCTCGCCCAGGCGCTCGTCCGCGAGGGCCTGCGCAACGTGGCCGCGGGTGCGAACCCGATGGCCCTCAAGCGCGGTATCGAGAAGGCCGTCGAGGCCGTCTCCGCCGCCCTGCTCGCCCAGGCGAAGGATGTCGAGACCAAGGAGCAGATCGCTTCTACGGCCTCCATCTCCGCCGCCGACACCCAGATCGGCGAGCTCATCGCCGAGGCCATGGACAAGGTCGGCAAGGAAGGCGTCATCACCGTCGAGGAGTCCCAGACCTTCGGTCTGGAGCTGGAGCTCACCGAGGGCATGCGCTTCGACAAGGGCTACATCTCGGCGTACTTCGCCACCGACATGGAGCGCATGGAGTCGTCCCTCGACGACCCGTACATCCTGATCGTCAACTCCAAGATCGGCTCGGTCAAGGACCTGCTGCCGCTCCTGGAGAAGGTCATGCAGTCCGGCAAGCCGCTGCTGATCATCGCCGAGGACGTCGAGGGCGAGGCGCTCTCCACCCTCGTCGTCAACAAGATCCGCGGCACCTTCAAGTCCGTCGCCGTCAAGGCCCCGGGCTTCGGTGACCGTCGCAAGGCCATGCTCGGTGACATCGCCATCCTTACGGGCGGCACGGTCATCTCCGAGGAGGTCGGCCTCAAGCTGGAGAACGCCGGTCTCGACCTGCTCGGCCGCGCCCGCAAGGTCGTCATCACCAAGGACGAGACCACCATCGTCGACGGTGCCGGTGACAGCGACCAGGTCCAGGGCCGCGTGAACCAGATCCGCGCCGAGATCGAGAACTCCGACTCGGACTACGACCGCGAGAAGCTCCAGGAGCGCCTCGCGAAGCTGGCCGGCGGCGTGGCCGTCATCAAGGCCGGTGCCGCGACCGAGGTCGAGCTCAAGGAGCGCAAGCACCGCATCGAGGACGCCGTTCGCAACGCGAAGGCGGCCGTCGAGGAGGGCATCGTCGCCGGTGGTGGCGTGGCCCTGCTGCAGGCCTCCGCGGTCTTCGAGAAGCTGGAGCTCGAGGGTGACGAGGCGACCGGCGCCAACGCCGTGAAGCTCGCCCTGGAGGCCCCGCTCAAGCAGATCGCCGTCAACGGTGGTCTCGAGGGTGGCGTCGTCGTCGAGAAGGTGCGCAACCTGCCGATCGGTCACGGCCTGAACGCCGCGTCCGGCGAGTACGTCGACATGATCGCCGAGGGCATCATCGACCCGGCGAAGGTCACGCGCTCCGCGCTGCAGAACGCCGCGTCGATCGCCGCGCTGTTCCTGACGACCGAGGCCGTCATCGCCGACAAGCCCGAGAAGGCCGGTGCCCCCGCGGGCGGCGGCATGCCGGGCGGTGACATGGACTTCTGA
- a CDS encoding Uma2 family endonuclease, whose product MDTPDGFKAELIRGKIVVSPFSALRYLRPMRALRKQIEAHAPKGHFAETSPFLFSFPTAERAYGPDLFVADEASFGEEGRHADGAALSLVAEFTSLSTKDADWNEKLDVYGRLVPVYLVVDMQDSEITCFWDPSPHGYRSRTTVSFSEPLHVPEPFDFAIDTTGF is encoded by the coding sequence ATGGACACGCCAGACGGCTTCAAGGCCGAGCTCATCCGGGGGAAGATCGTCGTGTCGCCGTTTTCCGCGCTGCGCTACCTGCGTCCCATGCGCGCGCTTCGCAAGCAGATCGAGGCGCACGCGCCCAAGGGGCACTTCGCCGAGACGTCGCCCTTCCTCTTCAGCTTCCCGACAGCGGAGCGCGCCTACGGCCCCGACCTCTTCGTCGCGGACGAGGCCTCTTTCGGCGAAGAGGGCCGCCACGCGGACGGGGCGGCCTTGTCGCTGGTCGCCGAGTTCACCTCCCTGTCGACCAAGGACGCCGACTGGAACGAGAAGCTCGACGTCTACGGACGCCTCGTACCGGTCTACCTGGTCGTCGACATGCAGGACTCGGAGATCACCTGCTTCTGGGACCCCTCCCCGCACGGGTACCGCTCCCGTACGACGGTGTCCTTCAGCGAGCCCCTGCACGTCCCGGAACCGTTCGACTTCGCGATCGACACCACCGGCTTCTGA
- a CDS encoding Uma2 family endonuclease: MPLACAPFVPDGGEWADPKGVLMVLEATSHDADTDRRDRKEKRDGYAAAGIPVHLLIDRESCTLTVHSDPEDGSYRDSPSLPDGASVTVPAPVDITLDTEPLKEFAR, from the coding sequence ATGCCCCTAGCCTGTGCCCCGTTCGTACCGGACGGAGGCGAGTGGGCCGACCCGAAGGGCGTGCTGATGGTCCTGGAGGCGACCTCCCACGACGCGGACACCGACCGGCGGGACCGGAAGGAGAAGCGGGACGGGTACGCGGCGGCCGGGATCCCGGTCCACCTGCTCATCGACCGGGAAAGCTGCACGCTGACGGTCCACAGCGATCCCGAAGACGGCTCGTACCGCGACAGCCCCTCCCTCCCGGACGGGGCCTCCGTCACGGTCCCCGCCCCGGTGGACATCACCCTCGACACCGAACCCCTCAAGGAGTTCGCCCGGTGA